TCAAAGTCAAAGCCATTGTCAGAGCATTAGTAAACTTTTTCTCCACTTTCGGTTTGCCTAAATCTGTTCAAACGGACCAAGGGTTTAATTTTATGTCCAAAATATTTGCTCAGGTCTTAAAATCACTCTGCATCAAGCATCAAAAATCCAGTGCGTATCATCCCGAATCACAGGGTGTGTCAGGATCCTGGGTCTCCttacccagcgtttttagttctttgtgattcttgtattttgtactcgtgtgatttattctatggtttctagttttaatcccttgcccttcatgtttctcggtgccccctctgttctgtgtacgtctgtgtctttgcatgtttgagcttcttgttttctgtcactctgtaTTGTGAATTATGTTCTCATGGTGGGTCTTTTATTACTCCCTCAAGTCTAATTTCTTGTGTTCCAAGCTTAGTATTTCCCTCTGCATATTTTGGTTattagagtcctctgccttatggtttatgtctgtgtttcttagttgctgtctccaccatgacaagttcgcgtctctgtgttatacttcctgtttcactttgaaggtctgtgtcttatgtgaatgtgtcctgctttgcttccttgtctcgtcagtactgatttctcccagctgtgccctccttctgtgtctcattcccctcgttacttcccagtgtatttaaaccctgtgtttctctgagtcgcatcgtccctcatgctgtgtggatctccctgtgagtttagtttgtcattttccagtttagtttagtttgcttTTGTATGCTTTTCCcggccagcaaataaagctgtggttcCTGAGTTCATTTGAGTTTAAGAGCCTGCATTTTGGGTTCAATTCCTGTTTgccacacagcgattcatgacagggTGCGCTTGAGCGTTTCCACCAAACATTAAAAGCCATGATGAGGAAGTTCTGCCTTGAGTCAGGAAGAGAGTGGGACGAGGGTCTGCCACTTCTCCTTCTAGCGGTGAGAGAGCGAGTGTGCAGGAGTCCACGGGTTTCAGTCCCGCTGAGCTGGTGTTTGGACACACAATGCGTGGTCCCCTGCGGCTGCTTAAAGAGCAATATCTGTCCGACACAGCTATCCCTGAGCAGAACGTACTAGATTACCTAAGTTGTTTTAGGGAGCGTCTGCATAGACACTTACCTATCCCTGTTTGCTGACACTTACCCATCCCTGTTTGCTGACACTCCCTCTCGCACTACTATCCTCGAACATGACATGGATGTAGGTGACCACCCTCCGATCAAACAACACGCTTATCGTGTGAACCCTACCAAAATGCACTTTTTCAGCAAGAAGTTTCCTACTTGCTGGAAAATGGTCTAGCTGTCCCGAGTTCTCCCGAGAGCATGGAGTTCCCCATGCCTTTTTGTGCCGAAGGAAGACAAAACCCCACGTTTTTGTACTGATTTTCGAAAAGTGAACAGTGTGACCAAACCTGACTCCTATCCTCTTCCCCGCATGGAAGACTGTGTTGATAGGGTTTGCTCCGCAAAGTTTGTCACCAAGCCGGatttattaaagggttattgGAAAGTCCCCCTCACTCCATGTGCATCTGAAATTTCCACTTTTGTCACCCCTGATCACTTTCTCCAATACACTGTCATGCCGGTTGGCCTTCGAAATGCCCCTGCCACAATCCAACGCATTATGCACATTGTATTAGGTGGTGTCAAAAATTGTGAAGTGTACTTAGATGACATTGTAGCTTATTCAGAGACCTGATCAGAACACCTTGGAACACTCACTGAAATTTTTGGAAGGTAAAAAAGAGGGATCCCTTACCCTTAATCTTGCCAAATGTGACTTTGGTAAACCCACTGTGACTTATCTAGGGAAGCAGGTGGGCCAGGGTCAGGTGCACCCCCTTCTGGCCAAAATTCAGGCTATCCTAGATCTCCCTGTGCCTCGCATTAGACATGAGCTTCGCCGTTTCCTTGGAATGGCTGGCTATTATCGTGGCTTCTGCAAAAATTTTGCAGACGTAGTTGCACCTCTCACCAGTCTCACAAGTGTGTCAAAACCATTCGTGTGGTCACCCACATGCCAGAATGCTTTTGAGTCTGCCAAAGCTCTCCTCTGCAGCACACCGGTACTTGCCACTCCTGATTTCACACATCCTTTTAAGCTCGAGGTGGATGCCAGCACCAGCGGTGCAGGTGCGGTGCTGTTGCAGAAGGACAAGCATGGTGTCGATCACCCAATTGGTTATTTTTCAAAGAAGTTCAACATTCATCAGcaaaaatgcagtattattgaaAAAGAAGCTCTTTCCCTGTTGCTTGCACTACAACATTTCGAAGTATATGTCGACTCTAGTTCATCACCTATCATTGTTTGCACCGATCACAACCCCCTCGTGTTTTTGACTAGGATGCAAAATTCTAATCAGAGGCTCATGAGATGGTCCCTCTTAGTGCAGGATTTTAATTTGGAGATCCAGCACAAAAAAGGAACCGAGAGTGTAATGGTAAATGTACATTTTCGCATGGTTTTCTCCATTCCTAAGTGCCAAACATCTATAGGGGAGATGTTTGGTCTTGGCAAGGGGGGTGTTACGGACCTGGCCATAATGTGTCTTAGTGGCTGTTTTTTGGTCTGCCTGTCTGTGTCTTTAAGAGTCTCTGCGGATGgtgaaaataacaaaagcaAGGACAGCACTAAACATAAAAAAGAGTTTTACAAAAGATAGACCAAGTTCAAGCACTGATAGTTGAGCGGGGGTCAAAGCAGTGTTACTCAAGATGACAACATCTGACTTCTTCCCCAGAATTGGGATCGTCCATGGACGGTTCAGTgaatcttttcctttttccccgCCATGTGCATTTGCATTTGGGCCTCTTCTGGATGGAGGTTCCACGGGGGGAAACTCTGTTTGGTCCAAAAAAGCATATTTGGACTGGTTGGGTAATTTGTGCTGTggctttttcttatttgtggTAGTTGAAGGAAGtcttggtcttggatgtgtttTCTTAAACCAAACTTTCTGTTGTTTGGCGTGGTTCAGTGGTTGTGGCAGCATTGATAACTGAGTTATGGGTATCTTTGGACCACGGGTATATGAATCCCTTTTTGTAGTCTCTCTCatcctttatttcattttcatattCCGCTAGTCTTAGATCAATTTCCTCCATTTGTTTCAGTACATCATTCTTGTCTCTTGCCATCACCTCGAGGTGCTGTTCAGTCtgtaatatttcattttcctcatTCAAATACCTAATAGTAATAGCCATCAACGCACAGAAGCATTAGTTGAGGACACTATTCCATGCAGTAGTGAAACCTGGATTGTCCTTACCAAAAGATGGCGGCTTGAGAATACGTAGTCCTCTTGGGATCCTTGCTGATGTAGTTTGATAAGGTGATGGCATGCCATTTGTTACTGAGTATCTGCGACGTAGAACTTCCTCAGGTGATCTGTTGATTCCTGATTGGTGTCTTGTTCAAAGAGTGAGGAATTCCTCAAAACTTCTATAAGATTGAAGCAACAGAAAGCTGATGCTCCTTGAATGTCATCGTCTCTTGTGGTCAAGTAGGACGTGGTGTAATTCTAATGTTGTTGCTCCATGGTGAGTGTGTCAGCTAAATGAGGACCTTTCCACAAATTTCTTTCCATGTGATGATGTCCTCTTGCTTTTTAATCTAATTGCTGCACTGCCTTCTTTTTTGATAAATGCTTCTCtttgtaatctttttttttttgtatatttgtaaTATTCTTTTTATGTATGTCATGCATGTATTATTTTAAGACAGGTGGGGATTATGTGTCCTTACCCATGTCTTCACCATTAATGACCTAGTCCAGTATTTACTTGGGCGTGACTTAACCAATTAACTAATACTAACCTGTTATATGTCAGCTGGTTTATCCATGAAGATGTGAttggtttgatttgatttttttctgtttcctgtttttaatttaagcaCACTTCTATGTATTACTATGACCGTGAAGAAGGCCACAAGCCGAAACGTGTTGGTCAGTCAATGAAGTTGTTCCTCTTCCCGtcaagtgttgctggagttcctgcattgtaatttttttcatcATCTTCACGCACCTTGGAAGTAGGGGAAGTCGTGCCAAAaatttttgttgtgattttgtcTGGAAGTAGAAAAGAataaatgtatgtatttaaattgtaggttgtttttttttagcatatCTGTCAAAAAAACTTCCCCAAGCTgctcaaatatattttttgtaccTTTGCTGCTGTGAGGTCAAATGGGTGCaagcattttaaatgtttttattttaacagaagGAGTGAATGTAAAGACAAGAGATTTGCTACATAAAATGCCATTGCTTTAGCCTGTAGTGTTTCAGTAGTTCCACCCTTTTGCCTCATAAGTGaattaaaaacatcaaacaaactCGCCTAAATGTCAAAGAAAACAGATGTGTCAATAAGATACAAattattttccataaaataaaagtataatcAAGTATAAACTTCCAGAGGTGGTGCAAGAAGAAGACACAAATGCAATGACTCTAATGAGAACTTAAACGAGATATAGAATACAATTAAACCAGAAATGGTTGAATGCAGGAGTCCTTTGAGCAGCAAGAAACAAATCAAGTAAGAGGAAACAAATTCTTCAACATAAATCATGAACACACAAAAGgatgcaaacacacactaagAGAGAGCAAAGGAAGTTCAGAGCTATAAATGCACATATCAGTGGAAGTGAATGTAAAAAGGTAAGGAGACCAATGaggataataataatggatactttattgatccccatggggaaattacttgtttttctctgcatttgacccattcactcagtgaagcagtgggcagcccactaagcaggcgcccggggagcagtgtgtagggacggtaccttgctcaggggtacctcagggtagccgttaagtggattcgaaccgccgaccttccgatcatggggcgaccactttacctactgagctatccctgccccataATGAGGTaatggaagcaaaacaaaacacaggaaacaaatgagtatcaaacaacaaaattaaaactaTCAAGTGACTATCAGTGGGAAACAATAACCCTGAATACGAGATGTATTACAAAAATTTTACACAGAGTCAAACACTGAGTAAAAAGCTGAATATGTTGTGGCGAATCCACTTAGCCAAAAAAATGGATCGTACATCAGTTGTAGAAACGATAGTCTTTATATAAGGCTTCAAAAAGGGGAATGTACAACAAATAAACTTCTCGACATCAGAGCAACATATAATGGCTTCCCGAAACTTTCTTTGTTAGCTAAAACCCAGAGTAACTTTCGTCTAccacaaaggattctgggaaacGCAGTTTTCTAATGAAAATACCTGTTAAATGCTCCCCTTTAGCAGAAAATTAAATCTATAATTAACAGCTCTCACTAAACATGTGACACTTAAATCACTTACAAAATAACCAAAATGCTGTTATCAAACAATAAACTGCAATAAAGTTACAACATCCTCCCCCCCGATGAACAATCTGTTCATCTAAAGCTCCAGGTTATACAACATCTGAATTGGTCTTCTTAACAGAGTCCCCGTTGTCGTGCGAACTAAGCAAGATCTAACAAGACCGTTTCGACCAGGAAACATTTCTTCAATTCTTCCAAGTTTCCACACTTGTCTGGGGAGGTTGTCATGCCCAATGAGCACAACATCCCCTAGTTTTAGGGGTGTAGGCTTTGAAGCGTCACAGCAATGAGTTGACTTCAGCTCCAACAGATAGTCGTTGGTCATGAGTTTCTGCCGTTATCTCCATCTCCGAGTAATGTCCTCTTTGTTAGGTGTTGGATGGTGTGTGTCCTTCGGGATTGACTTGGGTGGTAGAGATGTCAATCGTTTGCCCACCAAAAAGTGGGCTGGAGTAAGTGGTTGCGGTTCATTTACCTCGTTGTGCACAAAGGTGAGAGGCCTAGAGTTCAGAGTTGCTTCGACTTCCGCCAACACAGTACACATGTCTTCAAAGTGGAGTGAAGAAACTCCACAGCTCCTTCAAATCTTGGTCTGCTCTCTTAAATGTTCTGGCATTGTCAGAATAGATAACTCTGCATAGCCCTCTCCTGGCAATGAATCTCTTCAACGCTAGCAAAAATGTCTCAGTTGACTGATCTGACACAAGCTCTAAATGGACCGCTTGTGTCACAGCACAGGTAAATAGGGCAATATAGGATCTTTTCACAAAATCCTATGTTTTCACATAGAGCGGCCCAGCAAAATCCACACCTGCAACTTCGAATGGTGGTGACTCGGATATTCTGTCCCTAGGCAAAGGTGCAGTTAGCTGATGCCCAGCCTTTGCCTTAAACCTCTTACACACAGTGCATCTAGTCACAATGCTCTTAACCAGCTGCCGTGCCCGGATGATCCAATATCTCTCTCTTATTTGTACAAGAGTGTCCCTCACTCCTGAATGCATCACCCTTTTGTGACAGTCCTGTATCAGCAGTTCTGaaaatctgtgtttgtttggcaGAATCCAAGGATGCTGCTCTCTGAATGTGAAGTCCGACTGCTGCAGCCTGCCTCCAACACTAAGCAGCTCATCTTCATCAAGGAATGGTTTCAGTTCCTGAATCTTACTGTCATTCATCATAGGTTTTCCTACCTTCAGTCTCTGTACCTCCTGGTGAAAACTATGATGTTGTGCAACCTTAATCCAGTACTTCTCAGCATCAAGAAGCTCATTGTCAGCTCACCTCGCATCTTTGGTTGCATCGTTGTTTTTGCATTAGCTATGAATCTCCTAATCCATGCTGTCACTCTGAGCACTCTCTTCAGTTTGCCGTAACTCTCAAGCTTCAGTATTGGTTCACAGATGTCAGTGTCATTAACAGCAAACTGCATGGCTATTTGATAACTGGATTTAAGTTCTACATTCATTTCGTCTGAAATGTTTTCATCTTCAGACTCATGTATCCGATCTTCTGATACAAGAAAACTGGGGCCATTCCACCATAGCTGGTTTTGTAGTAGGGCCTCCACTGATTGTCCTCTTGTGGGCAGGTCAGCGGGATTAGCCTTCCCTGGGATGTGTGACCATGAAGATGGACTCGTAAGAGTCTGGATCTCAGTCACTCGGTTTGCAACAAACGATTTCCACCTTTGTGCCGAACTGCAAATCCATTGCAAAATGATCATGGAGTCAGTCCACATTTTTATTTGGGCTTGCTCCATCTTCAGCGAGATGATCAAGTTGTTCGCCAATCTGGCCCCAATCACGGCTCCCATGAGTTCCAGACGTGGCAACGTCATTTTCTTTAGGGGAGCCACCCTGGCTTTAGATGCGACCAAGCTCATTGTCGTTTCTCCTTCTCGTGTTTTGCCTTGCAGATAGGCCACAGCACTGTATGCCCTTTCACTGGcatcacaaaacacatgtaattCCAAGCCCTCTTTGCTTTCTTGTTGCATATTGATTTGGTACCACCTTGGTATGGCGAGCTGGTGTAACTGAGTAAGCTCTGAACACCACTGTTGCCATTCTTGTGCCAGATCTGGTGGCAATTCTTCATATCAGGAGAGCCCCATCTCCCACATTGCTTGGAACATGCACTTGACCCTAATGGTGAAGGGGTTCAGAAACCCAAGTGGGTCATAAATTCGTGCTGAGGACTGCAGCACGCTTCGTTTGGTTCCTTTCTTCTCTGTTAGAAGCCTCACTAGTGAACTAAGGTGAAATCATCAGGCTCTGGCCTCCACACTAATCCGAGCACCTTTAATGCTACTCCATTCGTCTCAGGTGCCATCATGTAGTTTGTGGAGCTCTTCTCCCATTTCTGCCCCATTTCTGCCTGAGTTTGTCATCCATTTGCAAAGCTCCATACCAGCACCAGTATTTCTTTGGcatttgttgttatgtgatacGCCTCTTCCACTGAGCGTGTACTTGAAATGAAGTCATCTACGTAAAGTGACTCCCTTATTGTATTCACCACTTGTGGTTGGCTTgtttcatattgttttagatgTCTTTGAATTGTCGCTGCAAGCAGAAACGGGCTTGGCGTAACTCCAAACACCACTCTCGTCATCCTCAGAATGCGCAGGTGGTCATTCACTTCTCCATTCGGTGCACCTGAGAACCACAGGAACCTGACTGCATCTCTGTCCCTTTCTGCAAGACGTATTTGCAGGAATGCTTGTTTTATGTCCGCCAGAAAGGCGACTTTGTGTTCCCTAAATCTAAGGAGAACACTGAGTAGATCTGGATTCAAATTTGGCCTCGTAAATAAGCAGTCATTCAGCGACAGACAGCCTTCTTCATGGGACGATGCATCAAAGACCGATCTTAATTTTGTAGTTGCTTTGTCCTCTCTCAGCACTGCATGGTGAGGCATATAATACATTAGAGTCTGTGCTGCGGTTTGGTGCCACttcctctgcaatgttctggtCCAAGTAGTCCTCCACCACTTGATTATACCTGCTGAAGAGTGTGACATCCTTCTTAAATCTTTTACTCAGACCTTCCAGCCGTTTTTTGGCAACTCTGTAGTTGTCTGAGAGCTCTACCTTTTCTGGCTTCCATGGCAACTCCACCTGATATCGTCCatctttaaccctttacagccgatcggagcgggcacgctctgttttgcgtaactatttttaaatcctggtagctctgcaaccaagtaagctagcgcaataattttttttgcatatgaaactggaggagttgtacttacatcttatgccatcagcttgtcctaggtcacagtttccttccacatatagctttgcaaaaactgcataaaaatcacttgcagcaacaaaaacatgatattccagaaacacgcttcgccgatccatcagctgtttgtaacacttcctacgtccatcagcgcgaactatcacatgaccgcatgacctgcccgaaaccggaagtgacgtcattttgcggaaatgtagttttttacgatcggggccttatgagcttgtgttttacttgttatgtgttttaaaaagttatgtttgactttatgactttctgtgtcgtttctgggatgcttaagactcatattgcactgctggaaatagtttattttgatgcatatgctgttattttgcaaatttgcactataatatttattttcgtttttcctgcagtatataaaaattggtgtatttcaaaaataaaactatgaagacactcaaaataaatttcctgtggtgggaaactagtttgtgtaacttttttgtatttacagttttgagggataagcctcttaaatttctctaactagaaatatatgttaaaaaaacaaaaacgattttcaatttttttgtagtttattgcacttttttgcaatttatgtaattactatgcacctaatgcagacatattattaaagtttgggctataatggttgtattgatgtatagcaacttgaaatgctcccaaaaatggctccacagcatgtaaaaatataatataagctctggcgaacttggttctatggtaggtcttaaagggttaaacataGTCGTTCTCTCAAACATCTGCAGAGCCTCATCATCTTCTGGGTTCTTTGTTGTCTCATTTGTAATACCCAGAGACTCTATTTCCCAGAATGCTTTCAGTTGCTTGGAAAGGAGTTTCTCTTCCTCACACGGAATGAACATGCAGGCTGCCTCTGTAACAGTTGATGCAGAGACTGGACCCTGAACAGACCATCCGAAGGTGCTCTCCAGTGCCACCAATGTTTCTGTAAGTCTCTCCACCCTTCCTGTCACGATCTGCCAATAGTAGTCAGCTCCTATGAGGACAGCAAGCTCTGGTTCCTCATTGGATCCTGGGAAGTCAGCCAGTTGTAGTACTCTTTTCTTAAGCTCATGCTGGATCTGTTCACCAGGAACCTTCATTATTGCCGAGCACACTTGTGGGGTCTCCACAGCTTCTATTACAATACTCTGGCTAGGATCCCAGATATTTTGTAGCATAACTTTCACTATGCCGCGCTGTGATCTTgtgggaaaggaggacccaaatgtGTGTAGTGTCAATGTCTCTTGCCTTATTACTGGTAAATTTAGGCTCTTCACCAACGTTTCATGTATGAAGCTTCTTTGGCTGCCTCCATCTAATAAGCAACGAGCTACCCTTCTGCCTGACGGGTCTTCAATCCACACCTTTGCAGTCTTTAGGAACACAGTGTTCTGTTCACCTGGTTTCACTCTTACTGAATGAGGGAGCACGGAGAAGACCACTGCTTCTGGGATGGGGCCTGTACATCCACCCTTTCACCACCGCACACAGCAACGTGATGTCTCCGTCCACATTTCTCACAGGACACATTCTTGGTCTTACAGAATCTTGCAATGTGTTTCTGtcccaaacacacaaaacatctCCCCATTCTCTTTAACTTGCCCTTTCTTTGAAGCGTGTCATTATTTGGGCAGTTTTCCGATTTGTGATCGGCACACTCACAGAATAtacaggtgttttgtttctggCTGGCTGAGACTGTAAGCTAAGTGGAAGGAAGGAGCTGAGGACTAGTGAGTATCAGAACCACAATCCAGGATGAGTCAATGCTCATCCATGAGTACATATGGAAGATGGCCATGTGTGCTTAGTGAATACGTCAGGCAGCCAAACCTtagaaagaagaggagcaaggagatgaaccatcatggaaggacagatcCCCATACAGTATGGACCACCAGCAGATAGAAAAcatggctgacatccagaaatcctaccagtggctggacaaggCTGAaccgaaagacaaaacacagaggcatgaatcatggcagcacaagaacaagctctaagCATAAGATCCTTAGAGGCTGCTACCCCAGGCAAAACCCCCAGACTGTGCAAAGATGCCCCTGAAAAAATCCAGTACATAACAGCAGGTGCAGGTTGGCTGGAAGTATATCAATTAACATTTGTGCAGCAATGCCCTGGAAATCCagaggtcaaaatgggatacATCCCCCAAGGTAGCTGAAAATGACCAAGCTAAGTCTGGGGCTTCCTGATATAACAGACAAACTGGTGATATCTATCCAACCAGACGCAAtagtggtggacaagcagagggAGATGACTGTAGTGATAGATATAGCTATATCAAGTGTTAACAACATGAGGATGAAGGAACACAATATGCTTGAGACTTATCATAGGCTGAGAAGAGAGCTTGAGAAAATGTTGAGCGTGAAGGCAGTAGTGGTTTCCGTggcttttttgcttttatacTAAGCCTATACTAGTTCCgcggatttaaaaaaaaaatgcatgggCAAACAAAATGAAGGGCATAGGACTATAAACGTCAATTCGTCAGATTCCCTGAAGTTGTTTACATGTTAGTGGAGAACTTAATGAGTCCCATAGAGGATGGAAGGTTTTCTGATAAAACAAAGCCACAGAGTCAGTCACTTACCTTCTCAGTTCGGTGCAGGAAATATATTAATACAGTACTTTAAGGCTTATCTTTTGGTTTGTTATTCTTGAATACCATTTATGCAATCAAATTCTATAGTCAGTAACATTTTTTAATCAATGGatgttaaattaaatgtaacattGTTAACTCTTGGTGGGTTTGCAGAATTGCACAAATACAGATACCTTTATTTTGTGGTTATATTCACGTTATATATTCTGATACTCTGCTTTAATTCCACTATAGTGTACCTTATTTGGACTCACAAAAACCTTCATGAGCCAatgtacatttttattgcaGCTTTGTTAATCAACTCTGTTCTTTACAGCATGATTATCTATCCGAAGCTCTTATCTGATGTTTtgtctgaaaaacaaactaTATCGTATCCACTCTGTCTTTTCCAAGGATTTTCGTATTACACCTCAGCTGGGTCAGAGTTTTTACTGTTGGCAGCAATGGCATATGACAGGTATGTGTCTATATGCAAACCCCTGCAATATCCAGTTATTATGAATAGAATAACTATAAATGTGTTTCTGATTTTAGCTTGGCTTATACCTGCTTTTGAGATTGCAGTGTCATTTGtgctttattttaatataaaactCTGTAGTTTTACTCTGACAGGAATTTTTTGTAACAATTCAATTTACAGGCTTCAGTGTGTGCCGTCAGTCACAATATCTATATATGGTGTGGTCACGTTGATAAATATTGCCCTTCTACCAATGCTTTTCATACTTTTTACATATATAAGGATTCTTA
This window of the Maylandia zebra isolate NMK-2024a linkage group LG16, Mzebra_GT3a, whole genome shotgun sequence genome carries:
- the LOC101464115 gene encoding olfactory receptor 6N2-like, whose protein sequence is MDVKLNVTLLTLGGFAELHKYRYLYFVVIFTLYILILCFNSTIVYLIWTHKNLHEPMYIFIAALLINSVLYSMIIYPKLLSDVLSEKQTISYPLCLFQGFSYYTSAGSEFLLLAAMAYDRYVSICKPLQYPVIMNRITINVFLILAWLIPAFEIAVSFVLYFNIKLCSFTLTGIFCNNSIYRLQCVPSVTISIYGVVTLINIALLPMLFILFTYIRILRISYNCCRETRRKALKTCLPHLLVLINFSCFIVFDSVIIRLDSDLSKTLRLTLTFQSILFHPLLNPIIYGLKMNEIFRHIKSLLCQV